The genomic DNA agggagagggtgtagagGCTGGTTTGAAAAAGACCCTCACTGTCTGCAGCCTCTCCTGtgtgcagtgcattgtgggagaaTAGTTAAGTTCCAGTGTGAACAAACTACAGACGACAATCAGGAGAAGTGAGGAAAAGAGTGTCTTAAAACGGAGTCTGAATCTTTCTggagattctggtcctgaatgctctggatttgtttggaccagagaaggtaggcggttttaaggcgaccccccataCGGCCGTTtaggacgcccctcggtttgccagatatgagagcagttatcaggtcaaaccaacaggtgttgcagcgatggaagtgggcaagagaactagttcggggggggggggagacagcgctctacaatgtttgaatttggactgcagtacccattttaaccactaggggtcagagttacatactgctcctttaatgttaaAGTAATTTTTCCCTTTTAGTTTGACATCTATTAAAAAACAGATCTGAATCGATGTATATCTAACGTGTATCAGCGtatgttttcagtttatttctACATGATATTAAAGagtcattgtgtgttttaacaGACCTGACACGGTGAGTTGGAGTATCTGCAGGTGGTTCACTTCAAGGATCAAACACTCGTACAAGCTGCTGTCCGTCAGCCTCACGTCCTTCATCAGGATGGAGAAGTTCCCCTCGTTGTAAACGTTCTGGAAGCTGAACACTCGCCCTTTGTACTTCTCGTCCTGCAAATTGTTGTCTGGCTTTTTCTTGATGATGTTGAGCACCacgctgttgttgttgtctctccaGAACACCGTGGTGGTTTCTGGGAGAGGATCTGTTCTGTAGTCACACGGCAACAGGACCGAGTCTCCCACCTGAGCCCGGATGACCTGCTGACAGCTCACTGAGAGGGAAGATACAAACATCAGGACAGACACAGTCCAGTTACACCTGGCTGTAAATACTCAGATCAGGGCTGAAGTGGATCTCATTCAGTGAACATAAGACTTCTTCACTTTGTACCCGCTGCTGTTAGCATGAGGCTAACTCAGAACTAGGCTTAATGTACTCAAAAAGTTCCATTTTCAAACAAGTTGATCAAACAAATTCCACATTAT from Labrus mixtus chromosome 24, fLabMix1.1, whole genome shotgun sequence includes the following:
- the LOC132959281 gene encoding CD276 antigen homolog; the encoded protein is MCGVMTSADIRNTPFKGKYKRSEEILLLVLLASITVSCQQVIRAQVGDSVLLPCDYRTDPLPETTTVFWRDNNNSVVLNIIKKKPDNNLQDEKYKGRVFSFQNVYNEGNFSILMKDVRLTDSSLYECLILEVNHLQILQLTVSERRAGAADTSPHGAAGGAVVTSTSLLVSLLLLSLTSVH